The window TTCTACCTGCTCTCTTTCCACAGCTCTTTTTATAATACTATGCTCCTTAAAAGAGTTAAAAAACTCTGGAAATAGTGTTAATATATTAATTTTCACAATATTCTCCTTAGTCTTTCTTTTTTTCTCTCATTCCATCGATTAATGAAACAATCATTTGATTTTTTTCAAAATCTATTTTTTTAACAAATATTTCCACGTCTGGAATCATAGTTTCGTATTCTTCATCTTCTATCACATAGATATCATGAGCTGCTGTTTCATAAATATCTACAACTTCTCCTATATTTTCTTCATCCTCTGTTATAACCTTCATCCCAATAACATCATTTGCTAAAAATTCATCATCTTCTATTCCTAAAAGATCTCTTCTTACTTTTATAACTCCATTCTGTATTGAGCTTGCATCTGTTTTATTTGTTAATTCTTCAAATTCAACTATCCATTTTTTATCTATCATACTAGCTACTTTTTTTACAGTTAAAATCTTTATCTCTCCTGATGTCAATTCAACCATAACTTTATTTCCATTTAAAATTTCTAAATCTCCTATATTTGAAGTTACTTTTATTGCTCCCTTCAAATGGTGAGTTCCAGAAACTCTTCCAACTGACAATAGTTCCATTAATTTTCTCCTTTAAATCTATTAGTTAAATTAGTCTACAAACTCAACATTTACGTTCAGTCTATCTTTTACTCCAGCTGCCTGCATTACTCCTCTAATTGCGTTTGCTGTTAATCCATTTTTTCCAATAACTCTTCCCATTTCTCCTTGAGCTACACTTACCTTAAATGTTACTGTATCATCTATTAAGTCATATGTTATTCTTATTCCTTCTTTTGTTTCAACTAATTCACCTATAATATAATTTATTAACAATTCTAATTTTTCCATAAATATCTCCTCCTGTTTTTTTATTAAATTTTAAAGCTCTCCAGACCAAGGGCCTTCCCAAACAATCTCTGCTTTTACCCATTTTCTATTTAAATCTTCTACAATCATTCTAACATCCTCTTTAAAATCTGTTGTTGAAACAATTGTTAAATCTCCTGCATCAGCATCTTTAGTTCTTACAATACCAACACCTTCATAAGCTTCCATTATCTTATTAATAAAATCGATATCTTCACGCTTAGTTTTTATT of the Cetobacterium sp. NK01 genome contains:
- a CDS encoding KH domain-containing protein, producing the protein MEKLELLINYIIGELVETKEGIRITYDLIDDTVTFKVSVAQGEMGRVIGKNGLTANAIRGVMQAAGVKDRLNVNVEFVD
- a CDS encoding DUF4911 domain-containing protein, which produces MDSYEFKIKTKREDIDFINKIMEAYEGVGIVRTKDADAGDLTIVSTTDFKEDVRMIVEDLNRKWVKAEIVWEGPWSGEL
- the rimM gene encoding ribosome maturation factor RimM (Essential for efficient processing of 16S rRNA), with translation MELLSVGRVSGTHHLKGAIKVTSNIGDLEILNGNKVMVELTSGEIKILTVKKVASMIDKKWIVEFEELTNKTDASSIQNGVIKVRRDLLGIEDDEFLANDVIGMKVITEDEENIGEVVDIYETAAHDIYVIEDEEYETMIPDVEIFVKKIDFEKNQMIVSLIDGMREKKKD